TCGTCGGCGCGCGCTGCCGCGCCGGCCATCGGCAGTGCCGTGCCGTCATCGTGGTCCATCGTGCCATAGGCGGTGGTGGCGGCAACCGCACCCGCGCCAAGGGCCGCGCCCGGGGCGCTGCTCCGGAACGCGTCTTCCAGCTGCTGCGACAGGAGCGACTGCTGGTCGCGCTCCTGCGGGCTCGGCGTCGGCGCCACTGGCGCTGCGCCGGCGGCGCTGGCATACAGTGGATTGGCCGGGTCGATGCTCAGTCCAAGTGCCGCCGCCTGGGCCCATTCGTCGCCCTGCCCGCGGCTGATGCCATGCAGTTCGCTGGCCTGGCTCTCGAAGGCGCGCAAGTCCTTACGCGCGGCGTAGATTTCCAGCAGCTTCAGGCGCACCGCGTGGCGTTCCGGCTGGTTGCGCAAGGCTTCCTTGAGGATCTCTTCGGCCTGGGCATCGCGGCCATAGGCGATATACACATCGGCTTCGGCCACCGGGTCGACTTCATTGGTGTCGAGCTGGGAAGCCGAGGGCGCGAAACTGGAGTTGAACACGCTGTTGCTGGTGTCGACGCTCTGGCCGCCGGTCTGTGCGTACAGCGAATGCGCGGCCTGGTTCGGCACGCCAAGAACCGATGGCTCGGCGTCGAGAATGCGGTCGTCCTCTTTCTTTTTCTTGCGGCGCGACAGGCCGAAGGCGGCGAGCAGCAGCACGGCGGCAGCGGCGCCCACAAGATTGATGTTGTCCATCAGCGTGTCGGCGAAGCTCTTCTCTTCGGGCTTGGGCTGTTTCTTCGGCTTGATCCTGTCGGCCGGCTTCGCCACCGGGGCAGGCGCAGCGGCGGCAGCCTGGTCGGCCGCGCCGGTGGCGGCGGCGCCGATTGCACCGGCGGCAGCGGCGTTCTGGGTGTCGCTGCCGGTGCGGCTCTTCACCGTCATCAGCGATTCGAGCTCGCTGACATTGCGTTCGAGTTCCTTGACGCGCGCCTGCGCCTGCGCCAGTTCACGCTCGCGCGCGATCCGGTCTTCGGTCGCGGCCGTATCGCCAGCAACGCCGGCCGCGCCGGCCGCCGTCTGGGTCGCCCTGGACAGGCGCAGCTGGTCCTGCGATTCGTTGGCCGCGGTTGGGCGCTCCTCGACCTTGGCGGTAATCTTGCCGGCGGCACTCTGGCCAGCCTGCGGCGTGCGCTGGGGCGCGGCACTGGCCACCTGGCCCGCGAGCTTGTTGCGGTAGGCGTTGAAGTCGGCTGCGTGGGCGACCACGACGGCGGTGGCCTCGCCCTGGCCGGCGCCGCGCAGCGCGCCGGCATCCGGCACGCTCAGGATCTGGCCCGACTTCAGGCGGTTCATGTTGTTGCCGATGAAGGCGTCGGGATTGGCCCGGTACAGCGACACCAGCATCATGTCGAGCGAGATATCGGCCGGCTTGAGGCGAGTGGCAATCTTGCTGAGGGTATCGCCCGGGCGCACGCGGTAGCGCGCCGGCGCGGCGCTTCCCGGCGCATCGGCAGCCGGCGCGGCGACGGGGGCTGCCGCACGCGGGGCCAGCGGCGCCGTGTCGCGGCGTGCTTCCGGTTGCGCGGGCGGCGCTGCCGGAGGCGGCGTGGCGGGGCGTGCCTGGGCGGCTGCGACGGCAGCTGCCGGGCGCTGCGTATCGGCAGCGGCCATGGCCGGCTGGGTGGTGCGCAGCTCGGCCGGATCAAGCAAGAACGTGTATTCGCGTACCAGGCGGCC
Above is a genomic segment from Massilia sp. H6 containing:
- a CDS encoding FimV/HubP family polar landmark protein, with the protein product MAFALKTATAAVASAVLLSAAASAAGLGKLTVLSALGQPLRAEIELTTTAGEDASSLAVKLASPEAFRAANIEFNPALLSLRFNVEARGGRQFIRLSSTQPLNEPFVDMLLELSWNNGRLVREYTFLLDPAELRTTQPAMAAADTQRPAAAVAAAQARPATPPPAAPPAQPEARRDTAPLAPRAAAPVAAPAADAPGSAAPARYRVRPGDTLSKIATRLKPADISLDMMLVSLYRANPDAFIGNNMNRLKSGQILSVPDAGALRGAGQGEATAVVVAHAADFNAYRNKLAGQVASAAPQRTPQAGQSAAGKITAKVEERPTAANESQDQLRLSRATQTAAGAAGVAGDTAATEDRIARERELAQAQARVKELERNVSELESLMTVKSRTGSDTQNAAAAGAIGAAATGAADQAAAAAPAPVAKPADRIKPKKQPKPEEKSFADTLMDNINLVGAAAAVLLLAAFGLSRRKKKKEDDRILDAEPSVLGVPNQAAHSLYAQTGGQSVDTSNSVFNSSFAPSASQLDTNEVDPVAEADVYIAYGRDAQAEEILKEALRNQPERHAVRLKLLEIYAARKDLRAFESQASELHGISRGQGDEWAQAAALGLSIDPANPLYASAAGAAPVAPTPSPQERDQQSLLSQQLEDAFRSSAPGAALGAGAVAATTAYGTMDHDDGTALPMAGAAARADDNALDFDLGGLSFEPVANGEPTAMPGAGAPDAPDYSQDDTAVPDLEFALDPLGDSITGSTTESVAESPAELAAAPAPASDDPFDLAFDMSFGEPDAAPQPHAGSAALNASGADVDMAGLAAEFDLPPLPAVSEDEVPMFAAASSAAPEATPAAGSLENDPLFDLDTMDFGLPAVPAMPAAVVEATPFHEDLPAMKAAPAPVGSADDPLFDLDTMDFGSPGESAAPASVPAPASVEPFEFDAPPATRDEAPALESGYRSAADFQFNADADADPFALPQEQAAAPAPVVPAAPSFDLGDIDLDLPAQPGVAGADLPQAGESFEPAAMSPEHMEMETKLDLAIAYQEIGDKEGARELLDEVIKGGNSQQVSKASAMRSLLA